Proteins encoded by one window of Streptomyces uncialis:
- a CDS encoding ABC transporter ATP-binding protein yields the protein MTSTTPAPGPVPDPDTDTEPDMATPPDDPTTTPPPGTTRTTRTTDTTVKPAAEETAEGSAGGTGGGTGEDTASEGAGPGDTAPEGTGPGDTAPGDTTPGDTAPDETRRLPVATPARTRQEIVQRLGLHRKRLTLTLLVLLAGTAITLTTPPLLGAIVDAVAGQAGRGRITALGAGLVAATLVGAGLTYLGGRMLVGLVQDTLAGLREDVFDAAVRLPADTLESSGSSDVVSRVTGDVEAVSEAASGVLPQITGAALTIVLTVAGLAVLDPRLALAGLVCVPFQWHATRRFLARSHEVYGDIRRLESTRGQTVIEAVRGAETIRAYRTQGTHLAELAGRSEKAIARQRDGVRLRNRFYGWLNAAEFVGLAAVLATGYVLLGRDAITLGTATAAALYFHRLFDPVGVLLTSLDDIQRATVGLARLVGVTDLAPVRDHSLVTTPVPVPAPAPAPDPVPVPVPREATADRAPGHVPPPDIAVTGVSYTYPGATRQALRDIDLTIPGGTTVALVGASGSGKSTLARLVAGVGRPDRGRITAGAGTGSRYLVTQEVHLFGGTLADNLRLARPDATDTELTAALKETGAHWALEPGRGLGAVLGGPDGTPLDDGSVQHLALTRVLLADPPVLVLDEPTAESGPATGAVLGEALARVTRDRTSVIVAHRLEQARDCDHIVLLRDGQVTEQGTHTALLAAAGEYASLWRAYTNETDHRTAPGPSTGAVTPGTDKEH from the coding sequence GTGACGTCGACGACCCCCGCACCCGGACCCGTACCCGACCCGGACACCGACACGGAGCCGGACATGGCCACGCCCCCCGACGACCCGACCACCACCCCGCCCCCCGGCACCACCCGCACCACCCGCACCACGGACACCACCGTCAAGCCTGCGGCCGAGGAGACCGCCGAAGGTTCCGCCGGAGGCACCGGCGGAGGCACCGGCGAGGACACCGCATCCGAAGGTGCTGGGCCGGGCGACACCGCACCCGAAGGCACCGGGCCGGGGGATACCGCACCCGGCGACACCACACCCGGCGACACCGCACCCGACGAAACCCGGCGGCTCCCCGTCGCGACCCCGGCCCGTACCCGGCAGGAGATCGTCCAGCGGCTCGGTCTGCACCGCAAGCGGCTGACGCTCACCCTTCTCGTGCTGCTCGCGGGTACGGCGATCACCCTCACCACCCCGCCGCTGCTGGGCGCGATCGTCGACGCGGTGGCCGGCCAGGCGGGACGCGGCCGGATCACCGCCCTCGGCGCCGGACTCGTCGCCGCCACCCTCGTCGGCGCCGGTCTCACCTACCTCGGTGGCCGGATGCTGGTCGGGCTGGTCCAGGACACCCTGGCCGGACTGCGTGAGGACGTGTTCGACGCGGCGGTCCGGCTGCCCGCCGACACCCTGGAGTCGTCGGGCAGTTCGGACGTGGTCTCCCGGGTCACGGGCGATGTGGAGGCGGTCTCCGAGGCGGCGTCCGGGGTGCTGCCGCAGATCACCGGCGCGGCCCTCACCATCGTCCTGACCGTGGCGGGACTGGCCGTCCTGGACCCGCGTCTGGCGCTCGCCGGACTCGTCTGCGTCCCGTTCCAGTGGCACGCCACCCGCCGCTTCCTCGCCCGCTCGCACGAGGTGTACGGGGACATCCGCCGGCTGGAGTCCACCCGGGGGCAGACGGTCATCGAGGCGGTCCGGGGCGCCGAGACGATCCGCGCCTACCGCACCCAGGGCACGCACCTGGCCGAACTCGCCGGGCGCAGCGAGAAGGCCATAGCCCGCCAGCGCGACGGCGTACGGCTGCGCAACCGGTTCTACGGCTGGCTCAACGCGGCGGAGTTCGTGGGCCTGGCGGCCGTCCTGGCCACCGGGTACGTCCTGCTCGGGCGGGACGCCATCACCCTCGGCACGGCGACGGCGGCGGCACTGTACTTCCACCGGCTGTTCGACCCGGTCGGCGTGCTGCTCACCAGCCTGGACGACATCCAGCGCGCCACGGTCGGCCTGGCCCGCCTGGTCGGCGTCACCGACCTCGCCCCGGTACGGGACCACTCCCTGGTAACGACCCCCGTACCCGTACCCGCACCCGCACCCGCACCTGACCCCGTCCCCGTCCCCGTCCCGCGCGAGGCCACCGCGGACCGGGCACCCGGCCACGTCCCGCCCCCGGACATCGCCGTGACCGGGGTCTCGTACACGTACCCCGGTGCCACCCGGCAGGCGCTGCGGGACATCGACCTCACGATCCCCGGCGGCACGACCGTCGCCCTGGTGGGCGCCAGTGGTTCGGGCAAGAGCACCCTGGCCCGGCTGGTCGCGGGCGTCGGCCGCCCGGACCGGGGCCGGATCACGGCCGGAGCGGGGACGGGGTCCCGGTACCTCGTCACGCAGGAGGTCCACCTCTTCGGCGGCACGCTGGCCGACAACCTCCGGCTGGCCCGGCCGGACGCCACCGACACCGAACTGACCGCCGCGCTCAAGGAGACGGGCGCGCACTGGGCGCTGGAACCGGGCCGTGGCCTCGGAGCCGTACTGGGCGGCCCCGACGGCACACCCCTGGACGACGGTTCGGTCCAGCACCTGGCGCTGACCCGGGTCCTGCTGGCCGACCCGCCGGTCCTCGTCCTCGACGAGCCCACCGCCGAGTCGGGCCCCGCGACCGGCGCCGTCCTCGGCGAGGCACTCGCCCGGGTCACCCGGGACCGGACCAGCGTGATCGTCGCCCACCGGCTGGAACAGGCCCGCGACTGCGACCACATCGTCCTGCTGCGGGACGGGCAGGTGACCGAACAGGGCACCCATACGGCGCTCCTGGCCGCGGCGGGCGAGTACGCGTCGCTGTGGCGGGCCTACACGAACGAGACCGACCACCGCACCGCACCGGGACCGAGCACCGGCGCGGTCACCCCCGGAACCGACAAGGAGCACTGA
- a CDS encoding ABC transporter ATP-binding protein has translation MSPGKGPGRTRRTDDAGARDLFRIALLRGGRGLRLGLTTLAFMLHQLCEALVPILIGVVIDRALEPSDPAALLRWLAVLAVVFLTLSLSYQRAATAMVGVYSYAEHDLRQLTMTRLLDPYGLRRRPGPGEALSLVTSDTYRVAGVSWSVVEQAATITAILTASTALLLISVPLGVGVIVSTVLVLLLMRRLAMPLEARGLTEQGSAARAGEVATDMITGLRVLAGMNAQREAAARYRTASDASRRGAVAASRAVLAYSALSLLLSGVFLAALATASGYLALDGQLTIGQLVTVLGLAQFLQGSLAHVGTFASNWAHKRASARRIGTFLAEPPLITPPVTSRGDAGEQGPAAGTGTGTATGTGTGTGTGTATGSTTGTGTRTGTTDTGVGLPPGAVPRPRTAPVVWCPPGHPTPVEVPPGALVGIVPRHPAHARSLSDRLAGRVPPVRGELLIDGADAVDLGPEAVRAHIAAPPHQGTLFSGTLRANLTPPGGTPDPVVVRAAMLDDVLEHIGGPDADIGEHGSRLSGGQRQRLLLARALHADAPVVVLDEPATAVDPVTERRIAEGLRELPGTTLLITTSRILLSTCDHVVDLTDAADDDPAAHDDGTPDDAREGALR, from the coding sequence GTGAGCCCCGGGAAAGGGCCGGGCCGCACCCGCCGCACGGACGACGCCGGGGCCCGCGACCTCTTCCGGATCGCGCTGCTGCGCGGCGGACGCGGTCTGCGCCTCGGCCTCACCACCCTCGCGTTCATGCTCCACCAGCTCTGCGAGGCGCTGGTGCCGATCCTCATCGGCGTCGTCATCGACCGCGCGCTGGAGCCGTCCGACCCCGCCGCCCTGCTCCGCTGGCTCGCGGTGCTCGCCGTCGTGTTCCTCACCCTGTCGCTCTCGTACCAGCGTGCCGCCACCGCGATGGTCGGCGTCTACAGCTACGCCGAGCACGATCTGCGCCAGCTCACCATGACCCGCCTGCTCGACCCGTACGGACTGCGCCGCCGCCCCGGACCCGGCGAGGCGCTGTCGCTGGTCACCTCCGACACGTACCGGGTCGCGGGCGTCTCGTGGAGCGTCGTCGAACAGGCCGCCACGATCACGGCGATCCTGACGGCGTCGACCGCGCTGCTGCTCATCTCCGTCCCGCTCGGGGTCGGGGTGATCGTCAGCACGGTGCTCGTGCTGCTGCTGATGCGGCGGCTCGCGATGCCGCTGGAGGCCCGCGGTCTGACCGAACAGGGCTCCGCGGCCCGCGCCGGCGAGGTCGCCACCGACATGATCACCGGGCTGCGGGTGCTCGCCGGGATGAACGCCCAGAGGGAGGCCGCCGCCCGGTACCGGACCGCGAGCGACGCGTCCCGGCGGGGCGCGGTCGCCGCGTCCCGCGCCGTCCTCGCCTACTCGGCCCTCAGCCTGCTGCTGTCCGGTGTCTTCCTCGCCGCGCTGGCCACCGCGTCCGGCTATCTCGCGCTCGACGGACAGCTCACCATCGGCCAGCTCGTGACCGTCCTCGGACTCGCCCAGTTCCTCCAGGGCTCCCTCGCCCACGTCGGCACCTTCGCCTCCAACTGGGCCCACAAACGCGCCTCCGCCCGCCGTATCGGGACCTTCCTGGCCGAGCCGCCGCTCATCACTCCGCCGGTCACCTCGCGGGGGGACGCGGGGGAGCAGGGTCCGGCCGCCGGGACGGGTACGGGTACAGCCACCGGCACGGGTACGGGTACGGGTACGGGTACGGCCACCGGTTCGACCACGGGCACCGGCACCCGCACGGGCACCACGGACACCGGCGTAGGACTCCCGCCCGGTGCCGTACCCCGTCCCCGTACCGCCCCGGTGGTCTGGTGCCCGCCGGGTCACCCGACCCCGGTGGAGGTACCGCCCGGCGCGCTCGTCGGGATCGTCCCCCGGCATCCCGCGCACGCGCGGTCCCTCAGCGACCGGCTGGCCGGCCGGGTCCCGCCGGTCAGGGGCGAGCTCCTGATCGACGGGGCCGACGCCGTCGACCTCGGCCCCGAGGCGGTCCGCGCCCATATCGCGGCGCCGCCCCACCAGGGCACCCTCTTCTCCGGCACGCTGCGCGCCAATCTGACCCCGCCGGGCGGCACCCCCGACCCCGTCGTCGTCCGCGCGGCGATGCTGGACGACGTGCTGGAGCACATCGGCGGCCCCGACGCGGACATCGGCGAGCACGGCAGCCGACTCTCCGGCGGCCAGCGCCAGCGGCTGCTCCTCGCGCGGGCGCTGCACGCGGACGCCCCCGTCGTCGTCCTGGACGAACCGGCCACCGCGGTCGACCCGGTGACCGAACGGCGGATCGCGGAAGGGCTCAGGGAACTCCCGGGCACCACCCTGCTGATCACCACGAGCCGCATCCTGCTCTCCACCTGCGACCACGTCGTGGACCTCACGGACGCGGCCGACGACGACCCCGCCGCGCACGACGACGGCACCCCGGACGACGCACGGGAAGGGGCTCTCCGGTGA
- a CDS encoding ABC transporter ATP-binding protein translates to MPPPALADVPHARLEVRDATLGYARHPVAEHLDLRIPEGSFTAIIGPNACGKSTLLRAVARLLTPTAGQVLLDGKAISEYRSKEVARRLGLLPQTSLAPDGISVAELVSRGRYPHQKLTRQWTAEDERAVAAAMAATSVTDLSGRLVDELSGGQRQRVWVAMVLAQQTPVLLLDEPTTFLDIAHQIELLELFTDLHRSGRTLVAVLHDLNHAARYATHLIAMRDGRVVAEGPPAEVMTADLVREVFELPCRVVPDPETGTPMVVPLARRRETP, encoded by the coding sequence GTGCCGCCGCCCGCGCTCGCCGATGTGCCGCACGCCCGGCTGGAGGTACGGGACGCGACCCTCGGGTACGCCCGCCACCCCGTCGCCGAGCACCTGGACCTGCGGATACCGGAGGGCTCCTTCACCGCGATCATCGGCCCCAACGCCTGCGGCAAGTCGACCCTGCTGCGCGCCGTGGCCCGGCTGCTGACGCCCACCGCCGGACAGGTGCTCCTCGACGGCAAGGCCATCTCCGAGTACCGCTCCAAGGAGGTCGCGCGCCGCCTCGGACTGCTGCCGCAGACCTCCCTCGCCCCCGACGGCATCAGCGTCGCCGAGCTCGTCTCCCGGGGCCGCTACCCGCACCAGAAGCTGACCCGTCAGTGGACCGCCGAGGACGAACGCGCCGTCGCCGCGGCGATGGCCGCGACCTCCGTCACCGATCTGTCCGGCCGGCTCGTCGACGAACTGTCCGGCGGCCAGCGCCAGCGCGTCTGGGTCGCCATGGTGCTCGCCCAGCAGACCCCCGTCCTCCTGCTGGACGAGCCGACGACGTTCCTCGACATCGCCCACCAGATCGAGCTCCTCGAACTCTTCACGGACCTGCACCGCTCCGGGCGCACCCTCGTCGCCGTCCTGCACGACCTCAACCACGCCGCCCGGTACGCCACCCATCTGATCGCCATGCGCGACGGCCGGGTCGTCGCCGAGGGCCCGCCCGCCGAGGTCATGACGGCCGACCTGGTGCGCGAGGTCTTCGAACTGCCGTGCCGTGTCGTGCCAGACCCCGAGACCGGCACCCCCATGGTCGTCCCGCTCGCCCGCCGCCGGGAGACCCCGTGA
- a CDS encoding FecCD family ABC transporter permease produces the protein MSTHPTRKREPAVTPAPHPGEPPAPVRDTDAPDLTKRPVPAPGRGEPPAHVDFGRTTWAWRRAGTALRVDRRSVLVCAALATAVLVLGVLTLGTGSISLSPGQVVTALLDPDSDRRARLVVVDWRLPRLLFALICGAALAVSGAIFQSLTKNPLGSPDIIGFSSGSYAGASVVMLLLGSANYLAVGAGSLVGGAAAALLVYLLAYRGGLHPFRLIIVGIAVGAGLSSITSMLLLSVDPQAAMLAATWAAGSLSGLGFTELGPAAVGFVVLTLWSVLVVRPLVQLEMGDDAAVALGVRAHRVRLSATLVGVALTALVTAAVGPIAFVALAAPQIAQRLTRSSTTLRIVPAALTGALILVTADYAAQRLELPVGVVTVCVGGLYLAWLLARQYATRR, from the coding sequence ATGAGCACCCACCCCACCCGGAAGCGTGAACCCGCCGTGACCCCCGCCCCGCACCCCGGTGAGCCGCCCGCACCCGTCCGGGACACGGACGCGCCGGACCTCACCAAGCGCCCCGTACCCGCCCCCGGCCGGGGTGAGCCGCCCGCGCACGTCGACTTCGGCCGCACCACCTGGGCCTGGCGGCGGGCCGGCACCGCGCTGCGCGTGGACCGCCGTTCCGTACTGGTCTGCGCCGCCCTCGCCACCGCCGTCCTCGTGCTCGGGGTGCTGACCCTCGGCACCGGGTCCATCTCCCTGAGCCCCGGCCAGGTCGTGACCGCGCTCCTCGACCCGGACTCCGACCGGCGCGCCCGGCTCGTCGTGGTCGACTGGCGACTGCCCCGGCTGCTGTTCGCCCTGATCTGCGGGGCCGCGCTGGCGGTCAGCGGCGCGATCTTCCAGTCGCTCACCAAGAACCCGCTCGGCTCCCCCGACATCATCGGCTTCTCGTCCGGCTCCTACGCCGGGGCCAGCGTCGTCATGCTGCTCCTCGGCTCCGCCAACTACCTCGCCGTCGGCGCCGGATCACTGGTCGGCGGGGCCGCCGCCGCCCTGCTGGTGTACCTGCTCGCGTACCGCGGGGGACTGCACCCGTTCCGGCTCATCATCGTCGGTATCGCCGTCGGCGCCGGACTCAGCTCCATCACCTCGATGCTGCTGCTCTCCGTCGACCCCCAGGCGGCGATGCTCGCCGCCACCTGGGCCGCCGGGTCGCTCAGCGGTCTCGGGTTCACGGAACTGGGACCCGCCGCCGTCGGCTTCGTCGTCCTGACGCTCTGGTCCGTCCTGGTCGTACGGCCCCTGGTCCAGCTGGAGATGGGCGACGACGCGGCCGTGGCCCTCGGCGTCCGCGCCCACCGGGTACGGCTCAGCGCGACCCTTGTCGGGGTCGCGCTCACCGCGCTGGTGACGGCCGCCGTCGGGCCGATCGCGTTCGTCGCGCTGGCCGCCCCGCAGATCGCCCAGCGGCTGACCCGGAGTTCCACGACGCTGCGGATCGTGCCCGCCGCGCTCACCGGGGCGCTGATCCTGGTCACCGCCGACTACGCCGCCCAGCGCCTTGAGCTGCCGGTGGGGGTGGTCACCGTCTGCGTCGGCGGGCTCTACCTCGCCTGGCTGCTCGCCCGGCAGTACGCGACCCGCCGATGA
- a CDS encoding FecCD family ABC transporter permease — translation MTTASPPGGNTIARRAEPGPYSGTGLVPRHRHRFLVLLAALALLLAMSVLSLMVGARAIAPSTVWDALFHFDVSVDEHAMVRELRLPRTVIGLLVGAALGLCGALIQAFTRNPLADPGVLGVNAGAAFAVTFAVAVLGLTDPAAFVWFALAGAFGVTVLVYTLGSLGADRATPVKLTLAGVALTAVFSGLTSALTLKSLATLDIMRFWGVGSIGGRRLDILTVAVPLIGVGILVGLLTARSLNALALGDDSARALGVPIGVTRVAVVLSVTLLAGTAVAVAGPIAFVGLMVPHVVRWFTGPDQRWILPLTLVVAPSFLLAADIVGRIVLPNGELRVGLVTALVGAPVLVALVRRRNVSGL, via the coding sequence GTGACGACCGCATCACCTCCCGGTGGGAACACCATCGCGCGGCGTGCCGAGCCAGGCCCGTACTCCGGTACGGGCCTGGTCCCGCGCCACCGGCACCGCTTCCTGGTCCTGCTGGCCGCCCTCGCGCTGCTGCTCGCGATGTCCGTCCTCAGCCTCATGGTCGGCGCCCGCGCCATCGCCCCGTCGACCGTGTGGGACGCGCTGTTCCACTTCGACGTGTCCGTCGACGAACACGCGATGGTCCGCGAGCTGCGGCTGCCGCGCACGGTGATCGGACTGCTGGTGGGAGCCGCGCTCGGGCTGTGCGGGGCGCTCATCCAGGCGTTCACCCGCAACCCCCTCGCCGACCCCGGCGTCCTCGGCGTCAACGCGGGCGCCGCGTTCGCGGTGACCTTCGCCGTCGCCGTCCTCGGCCTCACCGACCCCGCCGCGTTCGTCTGGTTCGCCCTCGCCGGGGCCTTCGGGGTGACCGTCCTCGTCTACACCCTCGGCTCGCTCGGCGCCGACCGCGCGACCCCCGTGAAGCTCACCCTCGCCGGTGTCGCGCTCACCGCCGTGTTCAGCGGACTGACCTCCGCCCTCACCCTCAAGAGCCTGGCCACCCTCGACATCATGCGGTTCTGGGGCGTCGGCTCCATCGGCGGGCGCCGCCTCGACATCCTCACCGTCGCCGTCCCCCTGATCGGCGTCGGCATCCTCGTCGGCCTGCTCACCGCCCGCTCCCTGAACGCCCTCGCGCTCGGCGACGACAGCGCCCGCGCCCTGGGCGTGCCGATCGGCGTGACCCGGGTCGCCGTCGTCCTCTCCGTCACCCTGCTCGCCGGGACGGCCGTCGCCGTCGCCGGACCCATCGCCTTCGTCGGACTGATGGTGCCGCACGTGGTGCGCTGGTTCACCGGCCCCGACCAGCGCTGGATCCTGCCCCTGACCCTGGTCGTCGCCCCCTCCTTCCTGCTGGCCGCCGACATCGTCGGACGGATCGTGCTGCCCAACGGGGAACTGCGGGTCGGCCTCGTCACCGCCCTCGTCGGCGCGCCCGTCCTCGTCGCCCTGGTCCGGCGCCGCAACGTGAGCGGACTGTGA
- a CDS encoding iron-siderophore ABC transporter substrate-binding protein has product MSLPTAVPTAAAPTRTPRRARVWTRAAGLAVAAALVLTGCGGGSSAEGSEGDGKAADKSAAAFPVSIKHAHGTTKITEKPKRVVAVSWMNQDIVTALGVLPVGVDKQWGGDKDGHTPWFRTAAEKLGGELPETLNYGDSGEMDFEQILSLDPDLIVGLYSGITDVDYKRLTEIAPTIPYLKRPFDGGTWQDMTRTIGKALGENTKAEQLVTKTETVLAGVAKENPQFKGKTFTYGTALTPGSTEAGLYVDYDPRVRLLNEMGFENTPSLDVINAGVKGTNFYGGVSLEKLDTVKADVFVGWAYDPKEVPYSLKDPLFKRWKPIAEKRYAFVETAELGMAVSAPTVLSIPWAMERYVPLLADAVAGKGRSDTQGS; this is encoded by the coding sequence ATGTCCCTACCCACGGCCGTGCCGACGGCCGCCGCACCGACCCGGACGCCCCGCCGCGCCAGGGTCTGGACCCGTGCCGCGGGACTGGCGGTCGCCGCCGCCCTCGTCCTCACGGGCTGCGGCGGAGGCAGCTCCGCGGAGGGCTCCGAAGGGGACGGCAAAGCCGCCGACAAGAGCGCCGCCGCGTTCCCGGTCAGCATCAAGCACGCCCACGGCACCACCAAGATCACCGAGAAGCCCAAGCGCGTCGTCGCCGTCAGCTGGATGAACCAGGACATCGTGACCGCCCTCGGTGTCCTCCCCGTCGGGGTCGACAAGCAGTGGGGCGGCGACAAGGACGGCCACACCCCCTGGTTCCGCACCGCCGCGGAGAAGCTGGGCGGCGAACTCCCCGAGACCCTGAACTACGGGGACTCCGGCGAGATGGACTTCGAGCAGATCCTGTCCCTCGACCCGGACCTGATCGTCGGCCTGTACTCCGGCATCACCGACGTCGACTACAAGCGGCTCACCGAGATCGCCCCCACGATCCCCTATCTGAAGCGGCCCTTCGACGGCGGCACCTGGCAGGACATGACCCGCACCATCGGCAAGGCCCTCGGCGAGAACACCAAGGCCGAGCAGCTGGTCACGAAGACGGAGACCGTGCTCGCCGGCGTCGCCAAGGAGAACCCCCAGTTCAAGGGGAAGACCTTCACCTACGGCACCGCCCTCACCCCCGGCTCCACCGAAGCCGGTCTGTATGTCGACTACGACCCCAGGGTCCGGCTGCTGAACGAGATGGGCTTCGAGAACACGCCCTCCCTGGACGTCATCAACGCGGGCGTCAAGGGCACCAACTTCTACGGCGGCGTCAGCCTGGAGAAGCTCGACACGGTCAAGGCCGATGTCTTCGTCGGCTGGGCCTACGACCCCAAGGAGGTCCCGTACTCCCTGAAGGACCCCCTCTTCAAGCGCTGGAAGCCCATCGCGGAGAAGCGGTACGCCTTCGTCGAGACCGCCGAACTCGGCATGGCCGTCAGCGCGCCGACCGTGCTGTCGATCCCCTGGGCCATGGAGCGGTACGTGCCGCTGCTCGCCGACGCCGTCGCGGGCAAGGGCAGGTCCGACACCCAGGGCTCCTGA
- a CDS encoding helix-turn-helix domain-containing protein codes for MSVAHVSGPALAGTAPPLPVRWAAPPAGGAVVRPPYLLTTAVFDGGDGPLDVEPHTHSDGLLMWPHAGPLTLYTPTGVRRLIPGQGVWIPPDAPHAATADPGSFACFTYVARSAIPATWTSSRSMKVGRALQEMLLHLNATAMPDDLRLRTQRVILEMLQDDPRPVPEVPLPADWRIQALADDVLRDPDSDRSVEEWAARHSLSVRTVNRAFGQDLGMSFTRWRALVRMSTAMTMLAQGHPVNLVAHRCGYSTTSAFSAAFRRVTGASPTEYLRECAVPVPP; via the coding sequence ATGTCGGTTGCTCATGTGTCCGGTCCCGCGCTCGCCGGGACGGCCCCGCCCCTGCCCGTCCGCTGGGCCGCGCCCCCGGCCGGCGGCGCCGTGGTGCGGCCGCCGTACCTGCTCACCACCGCCGTCTTCGACGGCGGCGACGGACCGCTCGACGTGGAACCGCACACCCACAGCGACGGCCTTCTCATGTGGCCGCACGCCGGGCCCCTGACGCTCTACACCCCCACCGGCGTGCGGCGGCTGATACCCGGGCAGGGGGTGTGGATACCGCCGGACGCCCCCCACGCCGCCACCGCCGACCCCGGCAGCTTCGCCTGCTTCACCTATGTGGCCCGCTCCGCGATCCCCGCCACCTGGACCTCGTCACGGTCGATGAAGGTGGGACGCGCGCTCCAGGAGATGCTGCTCCACCTCAACGCCACCGCCATGCCGGACGACCTCCGGCTGCGTACCCAGCGGGTCATCCTGGAGATGCTCCAGGACGATCCCCGCCCCGTCCCCGAGGTGCCGCTCCCGGCGGACTGGCGCATCCAGGCCCTCGCGGACGACGTACTGCGCGATCCGGACAGCGACCGCTCCGTCGAGGAATGGGCGGCGCGGCACTCGCTCAGCGTCCGCACGGTCAACCGGGCCTTCGGCCAGGACCTCGGGATGTCGTTCACCCGCTGGCGCGCGCTCGTACGGATGTCCACCGCGATGACCATGCTCGCCCAGGGGCACCCGGTGAACCTGGTGGCGCACCGCTGCGGCTACTCCACGACCAGCGCGTTCAGCGCCGCGTTCCGCCGGGTCACCGGCGCCAGCCCGACCGAGTACCTCCGCGAATGCGCCGTACCCGTGCCCCCGTGA
- a CDS encoding MarR family winged helix-turn-helix transcriptional regulator, translated as MSADDRAASLREFDRWRRLTLMVGRFNQSMERMLADEFQVSLPEVLVLVELRHGPTRGTRVQELSAAVGLDQSSMSRLVTRLEKKGLTARVSCEHDRRGVYCALTPEGADRGERAEARCRTELTALLDAAAYDDRWAALVTRLRHQGPTAPTPTT; from the coding sequence ATGTCGGCCGACGACCGTGCCGCAAGCCTCCGCGAGTTCGACCGGTGGCGGCGGCTGACCCTGATGGTGGGCCGGTTCAACCAGTCCATGGAGCGGATGCTCGCGGACGAGTTCCAGGTCTCCCTCCCGGAGGTACTGGTGCTCGTCGAGCTGCGGCACGGCCCCACCCGGGGCACGCGGGTGCAGGAGCTGTCCGCCGCGGTGGGCCTCGACCAGTCGTCCATGAGCCGGCTCGTCACCCGGCTGGAGAAGAAGGGGCTCACCGCCCGGGTCAGCTGCGAGCACGACCGGCGCGGCGTCTACTGCGCCCTGACACCCGAGGGCGCCGACCGCGGCGAGCGCGCCGAGGCCCGCTGCCGTACGGAGCTGACCGCGCTGCTCGACGCCGCCGCCTACGACGACCGCTGGGCCGCCCTGGTCACCCGCCTCCGCCACCAGGGCCCGACCGCCCCCACCCCGACGACGTGA
- a CDS encoding ATP-binding protein: MSGKNVATERHEPQLDLAAIAFGARNGAAGAIGRAEALECLPSAAGRARRLVTEVLRAWDLDELCGDARQIVTELVANVVTHTNCSSFRLDVLRAVGGGVRIAVSDGSRTTPVPRCPRDGAESGRGLLLIEALSSRWGCDRRHGGKTVWAELGNPGEGTCDG, from the coding sequence GTGTCCGGGAAGAACGTAGCCACGGAACGACACGAACCCCAACTCGACCTCGCTGCAATTGCGTTCGGGGCCCGAAATGGCGCTGCCGGGGCGATCGGCCGGGCCGAAGCCCTGGAGTGTCTGCCGTCGGCGGCCGGCCGGGCCCGGCGGCTGGTCACCGAGGTTCTACGGGCCTGGGACCTGGACGAACTGTGCGGTGACGCGCGGCAGATCGTCACCGAACTGGTCGCGAACGTGGTCACCCACACCAACTGCTCGTCCTTCCGCCTCGACGTACTCCGTGCGGTGGGCGGCGGGGTCCGGATCGCGGTGAGCGACGGATCGCGCACCACCCCGGTACCCCGCTGTCCCCGCGACGGCGCGGAGTCCGGGCGCGGCCTGCTCCTGATCGAGGCCCTCAGCTCCCGTTGGGGCTGCGACCGGCGGCACGGCGGCAAGACCGTGTGGGCCGAACTCGGAAACCCCGGGGAGGGGACGTGCGACGGGTGA